Proteins encoded by one window of Streptomyces sp. ALI-76-A:
- the lpdA gene encoding dihydrolipoyl dehydrogenase — protein sequence MANDASTVFDLVILGGGSGGYAAALRGAQLGLDVALIEKDKVGGTCLHRGCIPTKALLHAGEIADQARESEQFGVKTTFEGIDIAGVHKYKDGVIAGLYKGLQGLVASRKVTYIEGEGRLSSPTSVDVNGQRVQGRHVLLATGSVPKSLPGLEIDGNRIISSDHALVLDRVPKSAIVLGGGVIGVEFASAWKSFGTDITIIEGLKHLAPLEDENSSKLLERAFRKRGIKFNLGTFFSKAEYTQDGVKVTLADGKEFEAELLLVAVGRGPVSQGLGYEEQGVAMDRGYVLVDEYMRTNVPTVSAVGDLVPTLQLAHVGFAEGILVAERLAGLKTVPIDYDGVPRVTYCHPEVASVGITEAKAKEIYGADKVVALKYNLAGNGRSKILNTAGEIKLVQVKDGAVVGVHMVGDRMGEQVGEAQLIYNWEALPAEVAQLIHAHPTQSEALGEAHLALAGKPLHSHD from the coding sequence GTGGCGAACGACGCCAGCACCGTTTTCGACCTAGTGATCCTCGGCGGTGGCAGCGGTGGGTACGCCGCGGCCCTGCGCGGGGCGCAGCTGGGCCTGGACGTCGCCCTGATCGAGAAGGACAAGGTCGGCGGTACCTGCCTGCACCGGGGGTGCATCCCCACCAAGGCCCTGCTCCACGCGGGCGAGATCGCCGACCAGGCCCGCGAGAGCGAGCAGTTCGGTGTGAAGACCACCTTCGAGGGCATCGACATCGCCGGGGTCCACAAGTACAAGGACGGTGTCATCGCCGGCCTGTACAAGGGTCTGCAGGGGCTTGTCGCCTCCCGCAAGGTGACCTACATCGAGGGTGAGGGCCGGCTGTCCTCCCCCACCTCCGTCGACGTCAACGGCCAGCGCGTCCAGGGCCGCCACGTGCTGCTCGCGACCGGCTCCGTGCCGAAGTCGCTGCCGGGCCTGGAGATCGACGGCAACCGGATCATCTCCTCCGACCACGCCCTCGTCCTGGACCGTGTGCCGAAGTCGGCGATCGTCCTCGGCGGCGGGGTCATCGGCGTCGAGTTCGCCTCCGCCTGGAAGTCCTTCGGCACCGACATCACGATCATCGAGGGCCTCAAGCACCTGGCCCCCCTCGAGGACGAGAACTCCTCCAAGCTTCTTGAGCGCGCGTTCCGCAAGCGCGGCATCAAGTTCAACCTGGGCACCTTCTTCTCGAAGGCCGAGTACACCCAGGACGGCGTCAAGGTCACCCTCGCCGACGGCAAGGAGTTCGAGGCCGAGCTCCTGCTGGTGGCCGTCGGCCGCGGCCCCGTCTCCCAGGGGCTGGGTTACGAGGAGCAGGGCGTCGCCATGGACCGCGGCTACGTCCTGGTCGACGAGTACATGCGCACCAACGTTCCGACCGTCTCCGCCGTCGGCGACCTGGTCCCCACGCTCCAGCTCGCGCACGTCGGCTTCGCCGAGGGCATCCTGGTGGCGGAGCGTCTGGCCGGTCTCAAGACCGTCCCGATCGACTACGACGGTGTCCCGCGGGTGACGTACTGCCACCCGGAGGTCGCCTCCGTCGGTATCACCGAGGCCAAGGCCAAGGAGATCTACGGCGCGGACAAGGTCGTCGCTCTGAAGTACAACCTCGCGGGCAACGGCAGGAGCAAGATCCTCAACACCGCGGGCGAGATCAAGCTCGTCCAGGTGAAGGACGGTGCCGTGGTCGGCGTCCACATGGTCGGCGACCGCATGGGCGAGCAGGTCGGCGAAGCCCAGCTGATCTACAACTGGGAGGCGCTCCCCGCCGAGGTCGCCCAGCTCATCCACGCCCACCCGACGCAGAGCGAGGCGCTCGGCGAGGCCCACCTGGCGCTGGCCGGCAAGCCCCTCCACTCGCACGACTGA
- the sucB gene encoding 2-oxoglutarate dehydrogenase, E2 component, dihydrolipoamide succinyltransferase, with the protein MAVSVTLPALGESVTEGTVTRWLKAEGERVEADEPLLEVSTDKVDTEIPSPAAGVLASIKVAEDETVEVGAELAVIDDGTGAPAAEPAPAAEQAPAAEEVAPPAPEPAPAAQPSTEQAAPAPAPTAEAASGGGSAEGTDVVLPALGESVTEGTVTRWLKEVGDSVEADEPLLEVSTDKVDTEIPAPTSGVLLEIVVGEDETAEVGAKLAVIGAPGAAPAAAPAPEAPAPAAEAPAPAPAPAPAPAAPAAPAAPAPAPQAPSAPAPQQQTTPAPEPAPAAPAPAPAPAAAPAAAPSAPSGDDGAYVTPLVRKLAAENGVDLAGVKGTGVGGRIRKQDVIAAAEAAKAAAAPAPAAAPAAAAKKAPKLEASPLRGQTVKMPRIRKVIGDNMVKALREQAQLSSVVEVDVTRLMRLRNQAKDSFAAREGVKLSPMPFFVKAAAQALKAHPVINARINEAEGTITYFDTESVGIAVDSEKGLMTPVIKHAGDLNIAGIAKATAELAGKVRANKITPDELSGATFTISNTGSRGALFDTIIVPPNQVAILGIGATVKRPAVIETEEGTVIGVRDMTYLTLSYDHRLVDGADAARYLTAVKAILEAGEFEVELGL; encoded by the coding sequence ATGGCGGTTTCCGTAACCCTTCCGGCGCTCGGCGAGAGCGTCACCGAGGGCACCGTCACCCGCTGGCTGAAGGCCGAGGGTGAGCGCGTCGAGGCCGACGAGCCGCTGCTCGAGGTCTCCACCGACAAGGTCGACACCGAGATCCCCTCGCCCGCCGCCGGTGTCCTGGCGTCCATCAAGGTCGCCGAGGACGAGACCGTCGAGGTCGGCGCCGAGCTGGCCGTCATCGACGACGGCACGGGCGCGCCCGCCGCTGAGCCGGCTCCGGCCGCCGAGCAGGCCCCGGCCGCCGAGGAGGTCGCCCCGCCGGCGCCCGAGCCGGCACCGGCGGCGCAGCCGTCCACCGAGCAGGCCGCCCCGGCTCCCGCTCCCACCGCCGAGGCCGCCTCCGGCGGCGGCAGCGCCGAGGGTACGGACGTCGTCCTGCCCGCGCTCGGCGAGTCCGTCACCGAGGGCACCGTCACCCGCTGGCTGAAGGAGGTCGGCGACTCCGTCGAGGCCGACGAGCCGCTGCTGGAGGTCTCGACCGACAAGGTCGACACCGAGATCCCGGCGCCCACCTCTGGTGTGCTGCTGGAGATCGTGGTCGGCGAGGACGAGACCGCCGAGGTCGGCGCCAAGCTGGCCGTCATCGGCGCTCCGGGTGCGGCTCCGGCCGCTGCCCCGGCTCCCGAGGCTCCGGCTCCGGCCGCCGAGGCCCCGGCGCCCGCTCCGGCTCCGGCCCCCGCGCCGGCCGCCCCCGCGGCTCCGGCCGCTCCGGCGCCCGCCCCGCAGGCGCCCTCGGCTCCCGCCCCGCAGCAGCAGACCACCCCGGCTCCCGAGCCGGCCCCGGCCGCTCCGGCGCCCGCGCCCGCCCCGGCGGCCGCCCCTGCTGCGGCTCCGTCCGCGCCCTCCGGTGACGACGGCGCCTACGTGACCCCGCTGGTGCGCAAGCTCGCCGCCGAGAACGGCGTCGACCTGGCCGGCGTCAAGGGCACCGGTGTCGGCGGCCGGATCCGCAAGCAGGACGTCATCGCCGCCGCCGAGGCCGCGAAGGCCGCCGCCGCGCCGGCTCCGGCCGCCGCCCCGGCCGCCGCCGCGAAGAAGGCCCCGAAGCTGGAGGCCTCCCCGCTGCGCGGCCAGACCGTCAAGATGCCGCGCATCCGCAAGGTCATCGGCGACAACATGGTCAAGGCGCTGCGCGAGCAGGCCCAGCTGTCCTCGGTCGTCGAGGTCGACGTGACCCGCCTGATGCGCCTGCGCAACCAGGCCAAGGACTCCTTCGCCGCGCGCGAGGGCGTCAAGCTCTCCCCGATGCCGTTCTTCGTGAAGGCGGCGGCCCAGGCGCTGAAGGCCCACCCGGTCATCAACGCCAGGATCAACGAGGCCGAGGGCACGATCACCTACTTCGACACCGAGAGCGTCGGTATCGCGGTGGACTCCGAGAAGGGCCTGATGACCCCGGTCATCAAGCACGCCGGTGACCTCAACATCGCCGGTATCGCCAAGGCCACGGCGGAGCTCGCGGGCAAGGTCCGCGCCAACAAGATCACTCCGGACGAGCTGTCCGGCGCGACCTTCACCATCTCCAACACCGGTTCGCGCGGCGCGCTCTTCGACACGATCATCGTGCCGCCGAACCAGGTCGCGATCCTCGGCATCGGTGCCACGGTCAAGCGTCCGGCCGTCATCGAGACGGAGGAGGGCACGGTCATCGGCGTCCGCGACATGACGTACCTGACGCTGTCCTACGACCACCGCCTGGTGGACGGCGCCGACGCGGCCCGTTACCTGACCGCGGTCAAGGCGATCCTGGAGGCGGGCGAGTTCGAGGTCGAGCTCGGCCTGTAA
- a CDS encoding GntR family transcriptional regulator gives MTAPVVHSLREQIREHIVEGIVSGRWQPGERIVERRIATELEVSQTPVREALRELESLRLIESAPNKGARVRNLTAADLEESYPVRAGLEAIAAELAAGRLAQDCSALEPHVAALYEADRASDGTAQVRHTVGFHRELVRAADNSVLLHTWEGLGIEVFTALSIRWLGTVQQSYAEEHEELMAAFRRRDPRIADIVKAHVLGCAPRA, from the coding sequence ATGACCGCGCCCGTCGTCCACTCGCTGCGCGAACAGATCCGCGAGCACATCGTGGAGGGGATCGTCAGCGGGCGCTGGCAGCCGGGCGAGCGGATCGTGGAGCGGCGGATCGCGACCGAGCTGGAGGTCAGCCAGACACCGGTGCGCGAGGCGCTGCGCGAGCTGGAGTCGCTGCGGCTGATCGAGTCGGCGCCGAACAAGGGTGCGCGGGTGCGGAACCTGACGGCGGCCGACCTGGAGGAGAGCTACCCGGTCCGGGCCGGTCTGGAGGCCATCGCGGCGGAGTTGGCGGCCGGACGGCTGGCTCAGGACTGCTCGGCCCTGGAGCCGCACGTGGCCGCCCTGTACGAGGCGGACCGCGCGTCGGACGGCACCGCCCAGGTTCGCCACACGGTGGGTTTCCACCGGGAACTGGTCCGCGCGGCGGACAACTCGGTGCTGCTGCACACCTGGGAGGGCCTGGGCATCGAGGTGTTCACCGCTCTGTCGATCCGCTGGCTGGGGACGGTGCAGCAGTCGTACGCGGAGGAGCACGAGGAGCTGATGGCCGCGTTCCGGCGCCGGGACCCGCGGATCGCGGACATCGTGAAGGCGCATGTGCTGGGATGCGCGCCGCGCGCCTGA